The genomic DNA TGACCTCGCTGAACCCAGTGCTGACGGTCGGCCGCCAGATCGGCGAGACCCTGCGGCTGCACCAGGGGCTCGGCCGCCGGGAGGCCGAGGAGCGGGCCGTGGAGATGCTGACGCTGGTCGGCATCCCCGAGCCGCGGCGCCGGGTGCGGGAATACCCGCACCAGCTCTCCGGCGGCATGCGCCAGCGGGTGATGATCGCCATCGCGCTCGCCTGCTCGCCGAAGCTCCTGATCGCCGACGAGCCGACCACGGCGCTGGACGTGACCATCCAGGCCCAGATCCTCGACCTGATGCGCGACCTGAAGGCCCGGGTCGGGGCCGCGATCATGCTGATCACCCACGATCTCGGCGTGGTGGCCGAGGTCGCCGACCGGGTGGTGGTGATGTATGCCGGCCGCAAGGTCGAGGAGGCGCCGGTCCGCGAGCTGTTCCGGTCGCCGCGCCACCCCTACACCCGCGGCCTGATGGGGGCGGTGCCGAAGCTCGGCGCCGTCGAGCACGGCGCCGACGCGCGGCTCGCCGAGATCCCCGGCATGGTCCCGAGCCTGAAGGGCCGGATCGAGGGCTGCGTCTTCGCCGGGCGCTGCCCGGACGTCACCGACCTGTGCCGCGCCTACGCGCCGGCCCTGGAGCCGAAGGCGCCGGGCCACCTCGCCGCCTGCCACTACGCGCCGAAGGACGCCCTCGCGGCATGAGCGCCACGCCCGCACCCGCCGCCCGCACCCTGCTGGAGGTCAACGACCTCAAGAAGCACTTCGCCCTCGGCGGCGGCCTGTTCGGCCAGTCCAAGCGCGTGCTCAAGGCGGTGGACGGCCTGTCCTTCACGGTGGCCCGGGGCGAGACCCTCTCGCTCGTCGGCGAGTCCGGCTGCGGCAAGTCTACCGTCGCCAAGGCGCTGATGCGCCTCTACGCGCCCACCGCCGGCCAGGTGGTGCTCGACGGGCGCCGCATCGACGACCTCTCGGCCGGAGCGCTCCGGCCCCTGCGGCGCCACATCCAGATGGTGTTCCAGGACCCGTTCTCGTCGCTCAACCCGCGGATGCGGGTGCGGGCGATCCTGGCCGAGCCGATCCGCAATTTCGGGCTGGCCCGCAACGCCGCCGACCTCGAATCCCGCCTCGCCAGCCTGATGGAGCGGGTCGGCCTGCCGCGCGAGGCGCTCGGGCGCTTCCCGCACGAGTTCTCCGGCGGGCAGCGCCAGCGCATCGGCATCGCCCGGGCGCTCGCCGCCGAGCCGGACCTGATCATCTGCGACGAGGCGGTCTCGGCGCTGGACGTCTCGGTGAAGGCGCAGATCGTCAACCTGCTGCGCGACCTGCAGCGCGAGCTCGACCTCGCGATGCTGTTCATCTCGCACGACCTCGCCATCGTCGAGCACATGACCCACCGCGTCGCGGTGATGTATCTCGGCAAGATCGTCGAGATCGGCCCCCGCCGGGATCTCTTCCTGGCGCCCAAGCACCCCTACACCCAGGCCCTGCTCTCGGCGGTGCCGATCCCCGAGCCCGGGGCCGGGCGCACCCGCATCGTGCTCAAGGGCGACGTGCCGAGCCCGATCAACCCGCCCTCCGGCTGCCGCTTCCACACCCGCTGCCCGCACGCCTTCGACCGCTGCCGGACCGAGGTGCCGGGCCTCGACGCGGTCGGCGCCGGCCACTTCGCCGCCTGCCACCTCAACGACACGGCCGTGCCCGCCCGGGCGGCCTGACGGCGCCGTCCTCGCGAGCGCAGCGAAGCGACCCAGGGCAGCGCGCGATCCCCGAGCGTGGCGGATCCCTGGGTCGCTTCGCTTCGCTGCGCTCGCGAGGACGGGTCGGATTCCCGCGAACCACATCCGGAGTCTCTCGTGCAGCACGACCTCATCCTGAAGGGCGCCCGGGTCATCGACCCGTCGCAGAACCACGACGGGATCTGCGACGTCGCCTTCGCGGACGGCCGCGTCTCGGGCTTCGGCCGCGACCTGCCGGCGGGCCCCGGCACGCAGGTCCGCGACATGGCCGGCGCGATCGTCACGCCGGGCCTGATCGACCTGCACACCCATGTCTACTGGGGCGGCACCTCGCTCGGCATCGACGCCGACGAGTTCTGCCGGACCTCAGGAGTGACCACCTCGGTCGATACCGGCAGCGCCGGGCCGGGCAACTTCGCCGGCTTCCGCAGCCACGTGATCGAGCGGTCCGAGGCGCGGATCCTCGCATACCTGCACGTCTCCTTCGCGGGGATCTTCGGCTTCTCGAAGACCATCATGGTCGGCGAGAGCGAGGACCCGCGGCTCCTGGCGCCCCGGGAGGCGGTCGAGGTCGCCGACGCCAACCGGGACGTGATCGTCGGCATCAAGGTCCGGGTCGGGCGCCACGCCTCGGGCGACCAGGGCACCGCGCCCCTCGACATCGCCCTGCAGGTCGCGGAGGAGACAGGCCTGCCGCTGATGGCCCATATCGACGAGCCGCCGCCGAGCTACGAGCAGGTGCTGGCCATGCTGAGGCCCGGCGACGTGCTGACCCACGCGTTCCGGCCGTTCCCGAACTCGCCCATCACGGCCCAGGGCGCCGTGAAGCCGGCGCTCCGCGAGGCGCGGGCGCGGGGCGTGCTGTTCGACATCGGCCACGGCAAAGGCTCCTTCGCCTTCAGGACCGCGCGGGCCATGCTGGCGGGGGGCTTCCTGCCCGACACGATCTCGTCGGACGTGCACCAGCTCTGCATCGAGGGGCCGGCCTTCGACCAGGTCACCACCATGTCGAAGATGCTCTGCCTCGGCATGAGCCTCACCGAGGTCGTCGCCGCCTCCACGGTGAACGCCGCCGTGGCGCTGAAGCGGATGGAGTACGGGACCCTGAAGGTCGGAGCGCTCGGCGACGCCACGGTGCTGGCGGTGCGGGACGGCGCGTTCGACTACGTCGACACGCGCGGCGAGCACATGACGGGCGACCGGCGGATCACCGCCGAGGGCGTGGTGCTGAAGGGCCGGTGGTGGCACCCGGCCTGACCCGTCGGGCCTGACGATCGGGACGAAGATCCCATCGCATACAAAATATCGACCTTTACAGCCTCTTCCGCGGGCCGATACACTTTCCCGTGAGGGACGGACCATCTCCGGCCCTCAGCGAAACGCGGTTCAAACCGCGGCGCCAGGGAGGATGGATGGACACGGGTCAGCCTCTGCTGGAGGTCGACGGCGTCACGCTCCGCTACAAGACGCCCGAGCACCTCGTCACGGCCACCTACCGGGTGAGCTTCCGGGTCTGGCCCGGGGACCGCTTCGTCCTGCTCGGGCCGTCCGGATGCGGGAAGTCGACCCTGCTCAAGGCGGTGGGCGGCTACATGGCACCGACCGAGGGCGAGATTCGCCTGAAGGGGCGCCCGGTCACCGAGCCCGGCCCCGACCGGATGATGGTGTTCCAGGAATTCGACCAGCTCCTGCCGTGGAAGACGGTCCGGCAGAACGTGGTCTTCGCCCTCGAGGCCTCGGGCCGGCTGAGAGGCCGCGAGGCCCTGGACCGGGCCAACCTCTACATCGACAAGGTCAACCTCACGAAATTCGCCGACAGCTACCCCCACACCCTGTCGGGCGGCATGAAGCAGCGCGTCGCCATCGCCCGCGGCATGGCGATGGAGCCCGACATCCTGCTGATGGACGAGCCCTTCGCGGCGCTCGACGCGCTCACCCGGCGACGCATGCAGGACGAACTGCTCGCCCTGTGGGAGGGCACGCGCTTCACCGTGCTGTTCGTCACCCACTCGATCCCCGAGGCGATCAAGGTCGGCTCGCGCATCCTGCTGCTCTCGCCCCATCCCGGCGAGGTGAAGGCCGAGCTCAACAGCGCCGCGTCGCCGGAGGCGGCGCTGCAGCTCGAGGGCCGGATCCAGCACATGCTGTTCTCGGAAGAGATCCAGGAGGCGGAGAATGTCTAGCGCGCAAGCCCTGAGCGGCGCCCCGCTGGCCGGGCCGAGCGCCGCGCCGCGTCTGTCGTCCCTGCCGCCGTCCGGCCGGCCCGAGATCGTGCGCGAGACCGGCCACGCCCACGGCGCCGCGGTGGTGGAGAAGCCGCTGTCGATCACCGAGCGCCTCTACAACCAGGCGTGGCTGCGCAAGATCGTGATCCTCGTGCTCCTCGCCGGGATCTGGGAGGCCTACGGGCGCTATCTCGACAACGACCTCCTGTTCCCGACCTTCACGGCGACCGTGGAGGCCTTCTTCCGGGGCATCGCGGACGGCACGCTGCCGGCCCGGGCCTGGAGCTCGCTGAAGGTACTGCTCATGGGCTACGCCGCCGGCGTCGCCCTGGCGACCGTGCTCACCGGCGTCGCCATCGCGTCGCGGATCGGGACCGACCTGCTCGAGACGCTGACGTCGATGTTCAACCCGCTGCCGGCGATCGCGCTCCTGCCCCTGGCGCTGATCTGGTTCGGCCTGGGCAACGGCAGCCTGATCTTCGTGCTGGTCCACTCGGTGACCTGGGCGATCGCCCTCAACACCCATTCGGGCTTCCTGTCGGTCAGCCGCACGCTCAAGATGGTCGGGCGCAATTACGGACTGTCGGGCCCGCGGCTGATCGGCAAGATCCTGATCCCGGCGGCCTTTCCGTCGATCCTCACCGGCCTGAAGGTCGGCTGGGCCTTCGCGTGGCGCACCCTGATCGCCGCCGAGCTGGTCTTCGGGGTGTCGTCCGGGGCGGGCGGCCTCGGCTGGTTCATCTTCGAGAACAAGAACATGCTCGACATCCCGAACGTGTTCGCCGGGCTGCTCACCGTGATCCTGATCGGTCTCGTGGTCGAGAACCTGATCTTCCAGACGATCGAGCGGCGCACCGTCCAGCGCTGGGGCATGCAGGCCTGAGCGGGGCCGGCCTCGGGCGGAGCGCTCCGGCCGCGCTCCGCCCGAGGCCGGCCCCGATCTCTGCGGAGACGTGTCTTCTCGCATGTTGCTCGAATAGAGATCGAACTTCTCTGTTGCGACGGTGCGGCGAACGTTTTCTTCCTATAGGCTCCGCTGACGACCCCCGGAGCCCGTTCCCGTGAGCCCTGACGCCCCATCCAAGACGGCCCCGACGCCGGCCCGCCCCGAACGGGGTGGCCGGTCGGACACGGCCGCCTCGGTCCTGCCCGGCATCGGCCTGTGCGCGGTGATCACCGCGGTGGCGATGGCCGCGCAGGCGGTAGAGGAGCGGGTCGCCGGTCACCCCTACATCGAGGCCCTGGTCCTGGCGATCCTGATCGGCATCGCGGTGCGGACCGCCTGGACGCCCCCGGCGCAGTTCCGCACCGGCATCGCCTTCTCGGCCAAGCAGCTCCTCGAGGTCGCCGTGGTGCTGCTCGGCGCCTCCCTGAGCCTCGGGGCGATCCTCGCCTCCGGCCCGGCGCTGCTGGCCGGCATCGTCGGGACCGTGGTGCTCGGCATCGCCGCCAGCGTGGCGATCTGCCGGGCGCTCGGGCTGCCGGCCCGGATGGCGATCCTGGTGGCCTGCGGCAACGCCATCTGCGGCAACTCGGCCATCGCCGCGGTGGCACCCGTGATCGGCGCGGAGGCGAAGGACATCGCCGCCGCCATCGCGTTCACCGCCGTCCTCGGCGTGCTGATGGTGCTCGGGCTGCCGCTGTTCGTGCCCCTCGCGGGCATGACCGACAACCAGTACGGGGTGCTGGCGGGGCTCACCGTCTACGCGGTGCCGCAGGTCCTGGCCGCGACCGTCCCGGTGAGCCTGCTGTCGACCCAGGTCGGCACCCTGGTCAAGCTGGTGCGGGTGCTGATGCTCGGCCCGGTCGTGGTGGTGTTCTCGCTGATCGCCCCGCGTCTGCCGCAGGCAGCGGGGGCGCCGCCGGCGCCGTCCCGTCCGGGCTTCACCAAGCTGGTGCCCTGGTTCATCCTCGGCTTCCTGGCGCTGGCCACCCTGCGCTCCCTGGGCCTCGTCCCGGACCCGGCGGTGAAGCCGCTGACCCAGCTCGCCGGCGTGCTCACGGTCCTGTCCATGGCCGCCCTCGGCCTCGGGGTCGACGTCCGGGTCCTGGCCCGGGTCGGCGGCCGGGTCACCCTCGCGGTCACCGCCTCCCTGGCGGTCCTGATCGCCCTCAGCCTGACGCTGATCCGCGCCCTCGGGATCGGGTGACGCCGCGCGCGGTCTTTCCCGCCGCGCGGGCTCCCGACCCGTGTAACAGGCATTCCATCGGCACCTTTGTGCAGGTGACCGGAGCCTTTCGCGCCGGCGATCCGGCCCATCCGCACCGAAAAGCGCTTCGGGTGATCATCCTTCAGTCAAGACCGTCTTGACACATACGCGGTTTTTGCTTTGGAACCGCAGGCATCGTCGTCGAAAGCTTCGTGTGGACTCGCGCAGTGCCTGAAAAGAATCCCGAGAACAGCCTCAGGTTGGTCACGCTGGTGGGCGAGATCGTCGCCGCCTACGTCTCGAACAATTCCGTTCCGCCGACGGCCCTGCCCGAGCTGATGGCGAGCGTGCACGCGGCCCTGGCATCCCTCGACGGGCAGGCGCCGGCGGCCGCGGTCGAGCCGGCCGTGGAGCGGCCGACGCCGGCCCAGATCCGCAAGTCGGTCCAGGAGGACGGGATCGTCAGCTTCATCGACGGCCGGACTTACAAGACCCTGAAGCGCCACCTCACCGCCCACGGCCTGACGCCGGAGCGGTACCGCGAGCGCTACGGTCTGCCGGACGATTACCCGATGACGGCGCCGGGCTACGCCGCGCAGCGCTCCGCGCTGGCGAAGGCGATCGGCCTCGGCGTGCCCGGCGGGCGCGTCGATCAGCGCAGGACGGGCACCGGCGGCTGATCGGCGGCGCGGCGCGGGGCCGCGCGCGGCGCGGTCTCGCTCCGCCGCCCCAGGAACGGCAGCACCTGCGCGGGGGCCGGCTCGGATCGGCTGGGCTCGGCGCGGCCCGGGCGGCCGAACGTGTCGGCCCAGCTCAGTTTGATCACCCGGTTGTCCGCGGCCGCGGGCTCCTCCGCGGGGCGCGGCGCCTTGCGGTTCGCGGCGCCGATCCAACGCACGATCCGGTGCTCGCGCCCGCGGCGGAGCACCGGCGGCAGATTCGTCTCGCTGCGCTTGCGGTTCTGCCGGATGTCGTCGGTCTTGTCTGAGATCGACACGCTCGATAACCCTGTCCCCGTGCGAGGTGCGGGCGGGGACGGATAGCGGGTGCAGCCGTGGATCCGCCGGGGTGCTCCACCCTCGACAACGGCGCTATCCTACTGAACTTGCAGGATCCGGACAGGGCGGTCCCGTCCAAAAAACTTGTCTCTGCGTCCCAGATTGGCCCGTCCGGGGCCGGAACGGCTCAGGAGGCGCGCGCGCCCGGCACCGCGGCGAGCAGGTTGCGGGTGTAGGCGTGCTCCGGCGCGGCGAACAGGTCCGCGGTGCCCCGCATCTCCACGATGGCGCCGCGGTGCATCACGGCGATCCGGTCGCAGATCGTGGCGGCCACCCGCAGATCGTGGGTGATGAACAGCATCGCCAGCGACAATCTCTGCTTCAGGTCCTCCAGCAGGTCCAGCACCTGCCGCTGAACCGAGACGTCCAGCGCCGAGACCGCCTCGTCGGCCACCAGCACGTCCGGCTCCATCGCGAGCGCTCGGGCGATGCCGATGCGCTGGCGCTGCCCGCCCGAGAAGGCGTTGGGGTAGCGGGCGGCGGCCTTCGGATCGAGACCGACGAGGTCGAGGAGGCTGCGCGCCCGCTCCCGGGCCTCGGCGGCCGAGACCCCGTGGGCGATCGGGCCCGCCGTGATGATCTGCTCGACGGTGCGCCGCGGGTTCAGCGACGCGAACGGGTCCTGGAAGATCATCTGGATCCGGCTGCGCTTGTCGCGCAACGCGCCGCTCCTCAGCGCCGTGTAGTCGAGTTCGCCCAGCCGGACGGTGCCGCCGTCGGGCTCGATCAGGCGGATCGCGAGCCGCGCGGTGGTCGACTTGCCGGAGCCGGATTCGCCCACGATCCCCAGGGTCTCGCCGCGGCGCACGTCGAACGAGACGTCCTTGACCGCCGCCACGACCCGCGGCTTGCCGAACAGGCCGGAGCGCCCGGAATAGGTCTTCGACAGCCGGTTCACCGACAGCGCGACCGGGGCGGCCGCCAGGGGCGGGCGCGGCGGCGGCGTCAGGCTCGGGACGGCGGCGAGCAGCGCCCGGGTGTAGGGCGCCTGCGGGTTCCGCAGCACCGCCTCGGCCGTGCCGGATTCCACGAGCCGCCCGCGCTGGAGCACCGCCACGTGGTCGGCGATCTCCGCCACCACGCCGAAATCGTGGGTGATGAACA from Methylobacterium oryzae includes the following:
- a CDS encoding ABC transporter ATP-binding protein — translated: MRTGSMSGTPLLSIENLQVHFRTPDGVNRAVDGVSFAIQSGETLAIVGESGCGKSVTSMSILRLLPEPPARIAGAIKFEGKNLLDLPNSAMRKIRGNDISVIFQEPMTSLNPVLTVGRQIGETLRLHQGLGRREAEERAVEMLTLVGIPEPRRRVREYPHQLSGGMRQRVMIAIALACSPKLLIADEPTTALDVTIQAQILDLMRDLKARVGAAIMLITHDLGVVAEVADRVVVMYAGRKVEEAPVRELFRSPRHPYTRGLMGAVPKLGAVEHGADARLAEIPGMVPSLKGRIEGCVFAGRCPDVTDLCRAYAPALEPKAPGHLAACHYAPKDALAA
- a CDS encoding ABC transporter ATP-binding protein; its protein translation is MSATPAPAARTLLEVNDLKKHFALGGGLFGQSKRVLKAVDGLSFTVARGETLSLVGESGCGKSTVAKALMRLYAPTAGQVVLDGRRIDDLSAGALRPLRRHIQMVFQDPFSSLNPRMRVRAILAEPIRNFGLARNAADLESRLASLMERVGLPREALGRFPHEFSGGQRQRIGIARALAAEPDLIICDEAVSALDVSVKAQIVNLLRDLQRELDLAMLFISHDLAIVEHMTHRVAVMYLGKIVEIGPRRDLFLAPKHPYTQALLSAVPIPEPGAGRTRIVLKGDVPSPINPPSGCRFHTRCPHAFDRCRTEVPGLDAVGAGHFAACHLNDTAVPARAA
- a CDS encoding amidohydrolase/deacetylase family metallohydrolase → MQHDLILKGARVIDPSQNHDGICDVAFADGRVSGFGRDLPAGPGTQVRDMAGAIVTPGLIDLHTHVYWGGTSLGIDADEFCRTSGVTTSVDTGSAGPGNFAGFRSHVIERSEARILAYLHVSFAGIFGFSKTIMVGESEDPRLLAPREAVEVADANRDVIVGIKVRVGRHASGDQGTAPLDIALQVAEETGLPLMAHIDEPPPSYEQVLAMLRPGDVLTHAFRPFPNSPITAQGAVKPALREARARGVLFDIGHGKGSFAFRTARAMLAGGFLPDTISSDVHQLCIEGPAFDQVTTMSKMLCLGMSLTEVVAASTVNAAVALKRMEYGTLKVGALGDATVLAVRDGAFDYVDTRGEHMTGDRRITAEGVVLKGRWWHPA
- a CDS encoding ABC transporter ATP-binding protein — protein: MDTGQPLLEVDGVTLRYKTPEHLVTATYRVSFRVWPGDRFVLLGPSGCGKSTLLKAVGGYMAPTEGEIRLKGRPVTEPGPDRMMVFQEFDQLLPWKTVRQNVVFALEASGRLRGREALDRANLYIDKVNLTKFADSYPHTLSGGMKQRVAIARGMAMEPDILLMDEPFAALDALTRRRMQDELLALWEGTRFTVLFVTHSIPEAIKVGSRILLLSPHPGEVKAELNSAASPEAALQLEGRIQHMLFSEEIQEAENV
- a CDS encoding ABC transporter permease; this translates as MSSAQALSGAPLAGPSAAPRLSSLPPSGRPEIVRETGHAHGAAVVEKPLSITERLYNQAWLRKIVILVLLAGIWEAYGRYLDNDLLFPTFTATVEAFFRGIADGTLPARAWSSLKVLLMGYAAGVALATVLTGVAIASRIGTDLLETLTSMFNPLPAIALLPLALIWFGLGNGSLIFVLVHSVTWAIALNTHSGFLSVSRTLKMVGRNYGLSGPRLIGKILIPAAFPSILTGLKVGWAFAWRTLIAAELVFGVSSGAGGLGWFIFENKNMLDIPNVFAGLLTVILIGLVVENLIFQTIERRTVQRWGMQA
- a CDS encoding YeiH family protein — encoded protein: MSPDAPSKTAPTPARPERGGRSDTAASVLPGIGLCAVITAVAMAAQAVEERVAGHPYIEALVLAILIGIAVRTAWTPPAQFRTGIAFSAKQLLEVAVVLLGASLSLGAILASGPALLAGIVGTVVLGIAASVAICRALGLPARMAILVACGNAICGNSAIAAVAPVIGAEAKDIAAAIAFTAVLGVLMVLGLPLFVPLAGMTDNQYGVLAGLTVYAVPQVLAATVPVSLLSTQVGTLVKLVRVLMLGPVVVVFSLIAPRLPQAAGAPPAPSRPGFTKLVPWFILGFLALATLRSLGLVPDPAVKPLTQLAGVLTVLSMAALGLGVDVRVLARVGGRVTLAVTASLAVLIALSLTLIRALGIG
- a CDS encoding MucR family transcriptional regulator, with the translated sequence MPEKNPENSLRLVTLVGEIVAAYVSNNSVPPTALPELMASVHAALASLDGQAPAAAVEPAVERPTPAQIRKSVQEDGIVSFIDGRTYKTLKRHLTAHGLTPERYRERYGLPDDYPMTAPGYAAQRSALAKAIGLGVPGGRVDQRRTGTGG
- a CDS encoding dipeptide ABC transporter ATP-binding protein; translated protein: MSEPVVRIRDLTIALPKGADRPHAVEGLNLDLEAGKILCVVGESGSGKSMSAYALTGLLPRALKPTAGAILFEGRDLLTLDEPAWRALRGRRIAMVFQEPMTALNPVMRVGDQIAEMFEAHNLLSRSERRARAVALAAEVGLPNPEEAVRAYPHQLSGGQRQRAMIAMALALEPSVLVADEPTTALDVTTQAQILRLIRDLQRKRGMSVLFITHDFGVVAEIADHVAVLQRGRLVESGTAEAVLRNPQAPYTRALLAAVPSLTPPPRPPLAAAPVALSVNRLSKTYSGRSGLFGKPRVVAAVKDVSFDVRRGETLGIVGESGSGKSTTARLAIRLIEPDGGTVRLGELDYTALRSGALRDKRSRIQMIFQDPFASLNPRRTVEQIITAGPIAHGVSAAEARERARSLLDLVGLDPKAAARYPNAFSGGQRQRIGIARALAMEPDVLVADEAVSALDVSVQRQVLDLLEDLKQRLSLAMLFITHDLRVAATICDRIAVMHRGAIVEMRGTADLFAAPEHAYTRNLLAAVPGARAS